Below is a genomic region from Helianthus annuus cultivar XRQ/B chromosome 2, HanXRQr2.0-SUNRISE, whole genome shotgun sequence.
taataagtcctttttagaaggaatcccaaacaccccctaaacaCTGATTTCTCTATCTCTCTTCCTGATCTCTCTATTTCTTCCTTATCTCTCTCTTCCTTATTAGCAAAATTGCAGAACAGAGACACAGCAATCCTGTTTCACACTTACCTCTAAATATTAACACAACAACAAACTATCACAAATATAAGGAAGAATCTTCACCCATGTCCAAAATTTCTTCAAATCTCCAAAATACGCCACTTGTCTTTACACCTTCTACTCCAGCCCCTGTGGTGCAATTTGGACCCAATTTTGTGAATGTTGAAGGTTCTGATTGTCAGCCGCCGCTAAATAATGTGACCCCTGCTGTGTCTAATCCCCCTGATGAAGCCAAATCCCCTCATGTAGCTACTAGTCCAAGTGATAAGCAAGTAAATGGCCTTTTATCTCAGTCGTCATCCTTTACAGGGGAGATTTGGTCTGCCCACGGTGTGGCTACTCAAGCCAATCCTTCTAATATTGATCTCCCATCTCAAATTGGAAGTGAATCTTGCTTAAATCCGGTTGTGCGACATCCCACGTGTGCGAATAGTAGCAGATCTCTGAAACCTAAAACGTGTTCTCCAAAGAACAGCTCGAAGTCTAGCAGAGGCAGGGGCTAAATTAAGCTATGGTGACCCCAGTGGAGCTCAACATCGGACATGGTGGGTGTTTGTGGCTGAAGGAGTTGCCGGAATGGTGGTGGCTTGGGTCTTAGCAAAAGGAGAAatgggtttttagggttttgagattTTATAGGGTGGGTGATcttattgacttttattttaaatataagggtattttggtcatttaataaTACTTAACCAAAAGATTCtaacaatgttagaaatttgaactcaaatggttaaagaaaatgcttatagggactcaggtcgttaaactttttgtttttgaactcaagtggttaaaacccataaaacacaatgactcaaaaagtaatttacaaaaaaaaaaaagagtaaactgccattttggtccctgaggtttgggcagttttgccactttagtccaaatcttaaaccttttgcatctgggtccctgtggatttagttttgttgccattttggtccaaatggCAAACTTTgttagaattttctgttaaccaatccttttttttgtcttttagtaAATCCAAATGAAGGGTAAAATGGACATTCTAAATGTGattttgttttaaattaaaaacaaaaaatgaaaccAGCCTCTTTATAACATGAGAAACCCTAATTCCATGTTTCCTCATCTTCAACCTTCATTAGCCTGCACCACCTCACATCCCTACCCCTATCGAACCATCACTGTCTCCAACCCCCCTGCACCACCGCTGCCCTACCAAGCTACCACCGCCGCACCACTACTGAACCACACTTACACCCACAGAACCACCACCATCTCCAACCCCCTGCACCGCCGCTGCCCTACCAAACCACCAACGCCACACCACCACTGAACCACCCTCACCCCACCGAACAACCACCATCTCCAACCCCCTACACCATTGTTGCCCTACCAAAACACTACTACTGTTGATGTTTCATTCTCTCAAACCCACACCAATGACCATCAAGCACCACCACACTTTCATTACCGTCGTCACCATCCCTATCCGCTCAACGATCTTTCGGTTGTGTCGATTCAGATATGAGTGTAGCAACAAGAACTGATGAGCAAATAGTAAATCTTGAAAGAAAAGTCGATTCAAATCTTAGAGGAACAATAAGAACTGAGGAGCAATAAAAAGAAGTTGAACAAATGCCCAAATGGTAAATCTTGAAAGATAAAAGTTTAGATCTGAAATGAGCAATAAGAACTGAGGACACATTTGTCCTCCTTGATTGCGCCCCATTTAATTTACGTTTCTATATGAATCTTATAATAATGTTTGTGTTGATAAAGAAACCTTGATGTATAAATTGGGAGATGTCGAGAAAGACTGATATTTTAGAAGTAATTGGAATGATAaatgtttgggttttttttttttaatttaaaacaaaatCACATTTAAAATGTCTATTTGAATTTACTAAAAGACAAAAAAGGATTGGTTAACAGAGAATTCTAACAAAGTTTGTCATTTgtaccaaaatggcaataaaactgaaaccatatggacccagatgtaaaaggtttgaaatttggactaaagtggcaaaattgcccaaaccacagagaccaaaatgaaagtttactaaaaaaaaaaaaaaaaaaaaaaaaaaaaaaaaaaaaaaaaaaaaaaaaaaaaccatacaaAATTCACCACCAAACCCCTACAAATTACAAAATATTGGTCGATGTAAACGATAAGGCGTCCACTTGAAGTATACACACAGTCTTCACATACCGGCGGTAGGTAAAACCAATCAACAAAACACAAAATGAAGGCGTCTCTGAAAGCCAAATACGACGCCGACAAAGCCACCGCCGCCTCCGCCGTCACCCTCGCCTTCAACGCCGGCGATGTCAAACTACGCGCCTCCATGACCGACGCCACTGTCGTCAACGGCCCTAGCTTAAACGGCTTGGCTCTAGCCGTTGACAAACCTGGATCTTTTTCTATTGATTACAATGTTCCCAAAAaggttattttatttaaattatggcTAATATTCTTTTAACATAGTTGTTTATATTTGTGATTGGATGTTCTAGGTTAATTTGTGAATTCAGTTAGGTGTGCAGATTTTTTTGAGTTTGATTTGTTAGGGTGTGATGTACGGATGAGTTTAGGTTTCAGTTTTATGAGCAAGTTATGTTATTTATGTACTGTACACATAATTAGCTGTTTCTATACACATATATACATGCTATGCAGTTATAGCGGTCCAAAATCAAATAGCGGTCAAGGTCCGATATATGATATATAGGTTATAGCGGTGGTATAACTGTAATTTTTATATCATGCATATTttatgtatataaatatatatattgaaaaatattaataataatatcaaaATTTATAATAATATCATATTATCATGCAAAATATTAGTAGTAATATCAAAATCCAAAACATCAGTGATTTAGAGATTTAGGTTTAATTTTGTTGAATGATGAATTGATGAAGAACCAGCGAATGAAGACTTTTGGTCTCGATTTAGGTTTAATTTTGGGTTTGGGCCTTTACTTTTGGGTTTATTTATAATCAAAAGTTGATTAATGTGGGCTTTACCTTACTTTTGGGCTGAAATAAGAAAAACCGCTAAAAGCAGTGCTACGACTGCGAGTTTCAAAATAGTGGTCCAATAGCGGGATTTAGCACCGCTAATAGTGGGACCGCTATTTGGACTGCTATGGGTTCATATGTCCGCTAAGCGCTACAGCAGTGCTATAGCACCACTATAGCACGCTATTGACTGCATAATGCATGATTGTAAGAATTGCTAGGGGCTAGCTAGTCGGGTATTAATCGGATTGGAATTGTTTATATAAGTTTACAAatgcatatatacacacacacgtaCAAAATTGTATGTATAATTTTTCAAATATTTCAGATATTTTGACCGAAGTTTGCTCGAGTTTGACTGACCATCAATGAatttaagtttcagttttatgAGAAAGTTAGGTTATTTATGTACAGATTGTATGTCTGTATACATAATTAGCTGCTCGCCTGcttctatatatgtatataaatcgTTGTAAAAGTCAGTTGGTGCTGGTCGGTTGGTCGATGGGTATCAACTAGCGATTAATCCAGTTGAATAGAGATTAATCGGATTGGAATTTTATATGctaattttaaaattatatatatgcatgcacaaaattttatatatagtttttcaaactttttaatcAGATTGGATTAATAAGTAtaatttttcaaagagtaaactgccaaaatggtccctgaggtttggtcacttttgtcactttagtccaaaattcaaaccttttgaatccgagtccctatggtttcaattttgttgccatttttatccaaaaTCAAAACCTGGTCGgattttttcagttaacatccaacttttttgtctttttcttcccttttaatgaagggcaaaatagtcagattttttagtttgttataataaatgttaaaagaccattttgccctttgttaaaagagaggaaaaagacaaaaaaaactggatgttaactgaaaaatctgaccagaatTTGATTTTGGAtggaaatggcaacaaaattgaaaccacagggacccagattcaaaaggtttgagttttggactaaattggcaaaagtaaccaaacctcagggaccattttgacagtttactctttttcAAATACTTCAAGAGATTTTAACCAATTTTGATCGATTTTGAGACCTCCTACCTATTGTGGGCCATCGCCTAGGTCAAATTTAATCAGTAAACTACCGATTAATCTTGATTTTTACCACACTGTATATATACACGCATACTTGTGTGTTCCTGTAAAATTGTTTTTGAATCTTGTTCACAAATACAATTAGGAAACATGTGGTTACAGTCCTATAACCTATTAGATGTATATGAACTACCTTGGTTTTTAAAAAGTCAATGTTGTATTTAGTAATACATTTTCTGCTCCTGACTGCATTTTTCTGGGACTACAGGACTTCcgatttatgttcatgaacacaatTAAGGTTTCCGACAAGCCATTAAACTTGGCGTACAGTCACAGTTTGGGAGATCAGAAGACTGTGCTTGATGGGACGCTAGTGATTGATTCAGACAACAAAGTATCTGTTAATCACGTCCTAGGTTCAGGAAATTGCAAGTTCAAGTACACGTATGTTCATGGAGGGATCACTACGTTTGAGCCTAGCTATGATTTGGCGAAAGATTCGTGGGATTTTGCGGTTTCTAGAAAGGTTTATGCAGATCATGTGTTGAGGGCTGCGTATCAGACGTCTAGTCAAAATTTGACGGTAGATTGGGCAACCAAGTCGAAGTTGATTGGATCTTACAAGGTATCAGATCTGGTCCCTTTTTTAGTTGATTGCCGTTCaaaacaaaatacattttatctTATTTTGTTGTTGCGTATTTACCGAGTACTAATCTGCTTTACTTTTGCCAGGTTTCAGCAAATTTCAACTTGGATGGTGGAGTAAAAGTACCTAAAGTAACTGCCGAGAGCACGTGGGATTTCGAAATGTAAATCTTCGTATTCGCGTGGAGATATTCATATTCCCGGTGTCGCTTTAGTTGTTAACTATGTATGGTCTTGTTCATTTAATGATGTAAGTGGTTACTTACTTTACAAACCATCATAAGTGTCAATGTCTAAACTATTGGTTTCATATTGAGCCATAAAGACGATTTATATGTCCGTAGTTTCTTGGATACGGTTTTGGTCTTGCGATGCTTGAGAAATGTTTTGAAACGAGTGGCCACCGAACCCTATGATATACAGGTTCACTGGGCAGGCCGGTCTTACAAACCCGAACAGGAAAACATGATTACGTCTAATTGATTCAATAAAAGTTATGTTGCAATCCCTTTGCGTAGATTCTCAGCTCAGTGATTCGATCAAAAGCATCATTTAATTTTAGAAAGAATTGAATGATAGTGAGTCTTCTGACTTTTGGGTAGAAAGTGAAGGTTCGGCATTTTCGCATCGATTGGGTTCGTTCATCAAATTAAATGTGTAGCAATATTCGGTTTCATGTCCTTGTCGTAGGTCTCCAATCAATTTCAGTCGCATAGGTTGGTCATAagtagggatggcaaaaataccctACACCGGCGgttataagcgaaacctttggGATAGGCATACCCGATACCTGACGTTTGACGGGTATGGATTAGGAAAAAATATTCCACGGGTATGGGAATAGGTGATGTCTGACCTGATTACCTAAAACTATATACCAACACCTCTGGGATAGGCATACCCAAGACAGGTATAGATTGGGAAAAAAATATCCTGCAGGTATCGGATTAGATGATACCTGACATGATTACCTAAAATTATATACATGTTTACACAAATCATATACATGAAACATATTTCCAATTTTTggggtttttattattatttttcgtTAACCCCAGTTTAGGAATCCTTAAGTCTAATAGTTTCATTATGCGAAGGTGTAAAATACTATATTCATTAACGTACGGTACGTATTATACGAAGTTACGcatgttataaaactcaaaaccctaatcacgcatgaacaaaaccataatcacgcatgttgaaaaatcaTAACCATGCCTGATTAtggtttttcaacatgcgtgattagggttttaagtttataagagcattcacatccattccactaGATTGTGTGAGTGGGGTTTTTATAATATGAAGaatataaaaagtggttgtgagtagaggagagagaaaatgtcattgttcatctgtatatttgaaaagacactgttcaccccctataattttttaatatattttgaaagtggttgtgagtgaaggatagagaaaagataatgataaaggcataaaaatatattatttaattgaaaaggagagagaaaatgtagtgtatgttagtgtaatttagggtgaaaaaaatggtggaatggatgtgaatgctctaacatgTGTATAGGATGAGGATTCGTTAGAAaacacctttattgcgagaaccataagaaccaatatgaacacaaccaaaacaactttaaaaaagcttaaaaaacacatttttttttatttttccgtTAAAAATCgcaacattttatttattaaaaatattatttaaaaaattgtaaaaagtcGCGATTTAACTGTTAAAAacatttttagcatttagttttgCGGTGGGTAGGGGGTTTATGTTTTTTGGGGGTAggggttttaggttttggtggggtataattttttttaggggggggggagggtgtttaggtttttgggtggtggtggggtggatTTATATTTTGGTTGTGTTTACATTGATTCTTGTGGTTCTCACGATAATGGTGGTTCTCGCAtaaaccttaccctatatatatatatatatgtgtgtgtgtgtgtgtgtgtgtgtgtgtgtgtgtgtgtatgtgtgtatatgtgtgtgtgtgtgtggagttggctacaaagccaacttttcctaaaaagtgtaagaaGTCATGTCTTTGTGACATGTAGTTATTTTAACCAAAAGGGCATGATTGTAATTTGTTAATTAATAATTATGGAATGTAATTGAATATCTCTTTTATTCAAATTGACGGTTATCAATAATACTAAGACGATCGCTGCAACATTGTGTATTATCAGTAACTGGTTCGTCACATAGTGTTGTATCTGTAACTAGTTCGTCAAATTGTGTTTTATTACTAAAACATTATGAACACATATAGTATCTAACATCAATTGTAGTAAAACACAATACTATCAGTTTATGGGCTCTCCACATTGTGTTATATCAGTTTTCACAACTAAACACACCCCTTACAAATAAAACACACCAGTGTCAGAAATACTATATATAAAACACAACAGTGTCTGATTCGATGTAGACACACCAGTGTCTTAAATACACAATATAAGACACACCAGTGTTTGAATACACAATATAAAACACACCAGGTTCGGATATGTGGAGGTTTATAGTATTACAATTACTTCCTTATTTAAAACATAGTAGTTTTGGAGGAGagaaggtagagagagagagagaaactcgCGAGAAATATGAGGAAGTCATGGTATGACAGTTATTTTCTTCTTTAAAACAAGTTAAATGACACGTTTACCCCCAATCAATTAAATTAAACTATTTTTAAGACACACATATTACCAATatgccaccaagatgatctcaaccatcaaacacactcatccaatggtcaagatcacttcctacaGTTTGTAagaaaaacacactttgtagaggaactccaccatatatatatatatatatagatatataggggaagtgttaggatcggaggctgtcatgattatgcttgtttgtaagaatttgatgaatcaatggatataaaacaatgtaaaatgcagcggaaatgaatacaaactttataAGCATAATCAAagaagaaaatagtttgataaacacatgctttctcaTTGAGTTGAATGATTATAATGAAAATCAAAAGTTTACAAGCATGCTcacaatactaagctccccctcagcctgatgcccCAAGGTTGGTCGTataagatgaaaggattgaattgaggagaagagctcactcaaaacgatcaaatgtaacagtaaagagtactgttacatttatagacaatccaaaccactgaagcatcaaagctgacgtcaccatgaaagtgacatctaacaacctaacaaactctatctactgatctatacaactactgctttgctaactactgacaGTGTATAAAGTTTACATAAGATGAATAGAAATGCTGCTGCATCATTCCACTGCTGCAGCaatgcttgaaccaaggcagtagattgagcagcagggCTTTTAatcttcatcagtctttgtgttgatcagcagttgtaggtcagcagaggTTGATATAGacagtactttggagcatatcagatgtttgagccacatttaaggggaaagcaaagtgtaggctgctgcttattgttagtccactgatgtgatccggttttggctttacattatctgtttctctggtagggttcaatcccaacaggaaggttcatttgagaagaaatttaatgtgagaacaaaaagaagaaagggcatattagtaaaatactatttcatttataactcatgtcattaatttttttctttttaattaattagtcaactaatcattaattatcctacatataatctacaatacctacacatatcaaaattttcctacatataccctacacattatagaattttatcctacacagtcaaaatttatcctacacacctcgaaatatatcctacaaaactcgtaatttatcctacacaactagtaatttattctacactttaaattaagttgtttttttaatttggaaaaagtatatattttgaaaaagagttacaaatttaatttagttagttattaaaggggaagaatacaaattaatgatttatgtaagtttaccaatatacctttatattaaatttaaatgcaaatattaaatgaagtaaaataaaggattcttattggttgaaacttcttcttttttcttctttaaaaaaattcttctcatttgaaccctccactatatatatatagggtggagttctagagtgaacactagtgtatttgcgaactgagtgaacaaatcctggccattgatctacacacgtgtatggccaggatctcatcatcaaatcgtaaaatacactagcgtatttcaacatcaaatcctggccattgatctacacacgtgtatggctaggattagtTGACTCAGTTCACAAGCTACTCTAGTGTTCattcttgaacctaatcctatatatatatatatatatatatatatatatatataggtacgggatcaggagaaaacgccctaaagtgtgagaacggtgagaacgcatcctgatgGAACACCTGGCGCGGATGTAATTAGGGTCTgagggtttttttgtcttttcactaTTTTTTTCCGAGTTCGTGCGTCACATGCTGCTTCAGTTTTGGCGTCtaagataattttggcgttaaCTAGCTTTATTAATTACTTGGCGGTTTACTGGTTTTTGATCTGTCTCGTTGAATTAActctttttgtgtcacatagttaatttttttggcgttatggcgtTTTCCAGGTCACTTTTTTGGTGTTCGTGGCGTTTGTTAATAACTGATTACCAGTGGTTAATATTTTATAAGATTACAATAatacgaaaataaaaaaaactaatagtcttctgtggatgggattacatcagagttgtacccatcgctttgttcctcactttcttcagattcatcatcatcaagtTTTAGATTGGGGTATAACGCCATCATTTCGTCTCTTCTTTGCCGCATCCTATACTTGAATATCATTGCAACCCTAAACTTTGCAGcgttcgaaggtgctaaatcacagagttgttcaagcAGATGTAGCCTCtctgtcttcaacatttcctccatCGGCATTGAATATTTCACCCCATGTTGATAAATTACTTCAACCGTTCCTGATTCTTCATACACCACCCAACTGCTAACTGTTGGTAGAAGACtatcgtcaatatcatcatcatcatcttcttctgctTGAAATTTTCTCTCCAATCTTCTTATTACTGTTcgagttctttcacaatcgttgacCCTTGGAACTCCAAGGGACAAAATATCCCTCTGAACCCCTTCAAACATACCAAGTATGGCTTTGATTGTCCTTACCTTCACCCTTATCCTATTAGAGAACATTAGGATGAATCGTCTCTCCAACCTTTCAAACCTctatgcaata
It encodes:
- the LOC110916892 gene encoding outer envelope pore protein 24, chloroplastic; translation: MKASLKAKYDADKATAASAVTLAFNAGDVKLRASMTDATVVNGPSLNGLALAVDKPGSFSIDYNVPKKDFRFMFMNTIKVSDKPLNLAYSHSLGDQKTVLDGTLVIDSDNKVSVNHVLGSGNCKFKYTYVHGGITTFEPSYDLAKDSWDFAVSRKVYADHVLRAAYQTSSQNLTVDWATKSKLIGSYKVSANFNLDGGVKVPKVTAESTWDFEM